One region of Sulfuricurvum sp. genomic DNA includes:
- a CDS encoding cation:proton antiporter has translation MTNIPLMIVVISGVVLLAPFIAQTFWVPLAVVEILLGCGVGYSGIIEGNTYMPIIAKTGFLFLMFLAGMEVNLKAFLTMQSSLFKRAIGYFIILYSLSALIVWILHLSVVYLVAFPIVSLGMIMALVKELGKEEEWLKLALIIGILGELISIAALTLLSGILEYGFTENFFRAIGTLILFLIGTILIFRGAKILFWWYPNLKKTIVPESDTRDKDVRLSMAFFFTMVGMMIYLGLDMVLGAFIAGMFIANFFEYKTELPHKLSSLGFGFLIPIFFIYVGSTVNLKALFSPSVLLLSLQIVGVIVTLRVISSMIYLSRLRLKNTLLFALGDSMPLTFLLAVATIGKDANAISSTEYYALIISGMIASISMMTIIKTVSYFNGSKTSNHEF, from the coding sequence AGTTGTTTTACTTGCTCCATTTATTGCACAGACTTTCTGGGTGCCTTTGGCTGTCGTTGAAATTCTCCTAGGATGTGGTGTTGGTTACTCGGGTATTATAGAGGGTAATACTTATATGCCTATCATTGCTAAAACGGGCTTTTTGTTTCTGATGTTTCTTGCTGGTATGGAAGTCAATCTTAAAGCTTTCCTCACCATGCAATCATCATTATTTAAACGGGCAATCGGTTATTTCATTATCCTTTATTCTCTTTCAGCCTTAATCGTCTGGATCCTACATCTTTCTGTTGTTTATCTTGTAGCCTTTCCAATAGTTTCGCTAGGAATGATTATGGCTCTTGTTAAGGAACTAGGAAAAGAAGAAGAATGGCTGAAACTTGCTTTGATTATTGGAATTTTAGGTGAACTTATCAGCATTGCTGCATTGACACTACTAAGTGGTATCTTGGAATATGGGTTCACAGAAAACTTTTTCCGAGCAATAGGGACATTAATCCTTTTTTTGATTGGAACAATACTGATATTTCGAGGTGCGAAGATTTTATTTTGGTGGTACCCTAACCTCAAAAAAACGATTGTGCCTGAAAGTGACACTCGTGATAAGGATGTTCGTCTCTCGATGGCTTTCTTCTTTACTATGGTCGGAATGATGATATATCTTGGTCTTGATATGGTGCTTGGGGCATTTATTGCTGGTATGTTCATTGCAAATTTCTTTGAATATAAAACAGAACTACCGCATAAGCTTTCATCATTAGGATTTGGATTCCTAATCCCGATATTCTTTATTTATGTTGGGTCAACCGTTAATTTAAAAGCACTATTTTCCCCTTCTGTATTGCTTTTATCACTTCAAATCGTTGGGGTTATTGTTACACTTCGTGTAATAAGTTCTATGATCTATTTAAGTAGACTCAGACTGAAAAATACACTTTTATTTGCACTTGGAGATTCGATGCCACTTACCTTTCTATTGGCCGTAGCAACTATTGGTAAAGATGCCAATGCAATTAGTTCAACTGAGTATTATGCTTTAATTATTTCTGGTATGATAGCTTCTATATCCATGATGACAATTATTAAAACAGTTTCATACTTCAATGGATCTAAAACATCTAATCATGAGTTTTGA